In one window of Bdellovibrio bacteriovorus W DNA:
- a CDS encoding flagellar assembly protein (COG1317 Flagellar biosynthesis/type III secretory pathway protein): MQWSNSGRVAKGILPAETASETVLDFVPMRFDLGTPEQALNYLAEKKKGSNFRMNDAVRIQTGIDQVEQSTEEQKVEEAALEKLKDIQEGAYQEAYTMGLEEGRKAAFEKFSAEIAEKMEGLDQLLNTIKGLKTEMVSFNESHLIQLVFRMAERLARTELEQNNEAMVQVLRDAVSLSQDEEEITVQVSAQQFEFLEELKKETGREFDFIKRIQFEPSAELSPGGCIVETNYGEVDARLEQRVEQLWTIVSENVPKVKERAAG; this comes from the coding sequence ATGCAATGGTCTAATTCTGGTCGTGTCGCAAAAGGTATTCTTCCAGCGGAAACCGCATCAGAGACGGTGTTGGATTTCGTACCAATGCGTTTTGATCTGGGAACCCCAGAGCAGGCATTGAATTATCTGGCAGAGAAGAAAAAGGGCTCTAATTTCCGTATGAACGACGCTGTTCGTATTCAAACGGGAATTGATCAAGTCGAACAATCGACGGAAGAGCAAAAGGTTGAAGAAGCAGCTCTTGAAAAACTAAAAGATATTCAAGAAGGTGCTTATCAAGAAGCCTATACCATGGGACTTGAAGAAGGTCGCAAAGCGGCGTTCGAAAAATTCAGTGCAGAAATTGCTGAAAAGATGGAAGGCCTTGATCAACTTCTTAATACGATTAAAGGTCTCAAAACAGAGATGGTCTCTTTCAATGAGTCTCATTTGATTCAACTGGTGTTCAGAATGGCCGAGCGTTTAGCTCGTACAGAGCTTGAGCAGAACAATGAGGCCATGGTTCAGGTTCTTAGAGATGCTGTGAGCCTTTCTCAAGATGAAGAAGAAATCACTGTGCAAGTTTCTGCTCAGCAGTTTGAGTTTTTAGAAGAACTTAAAAAAGAAACAGGCCGTGAATTTGATTTTATTAAACGTATTCAGTTTGAACCAAGTGCAGAGCTTTCTCCTGGTGGGTGTATCGTAGAAACGAACTATGGTGAGGTTGATGCTCGTCTTGAGCAAAGAGTCGAGCAGCTTTGGACTATCGTTTCTGAGAACGTGCCGAAGGTTAAAGAAAGAGCCGCAGGCTAA
- a CDS encoding hypothetical protein (COG1536 Flagellar motor switch protein) — protein sequence MKLYRADNIEYENLKGFDKAAILINYLGRDAVKVLLRRMDDADIRKLINQMSKLRVVPVHVTKRVLEEFYEMISETEDYIFSETISAKDTIVDALGEERARGILGGLNINAGGSRSLESLEMVDAKSLATFLVNEHPQTVAVILAHLEPEKKGEVLKRLPEALQAEVVLRMANLEHVDPELIAEIDRVLKNQLSNTATVEQAALGGVQPVAEMLNVMDKNTETAIMSRLEEKDPLLAEEIRKLMFVFDDIVKIDDRGIQALLKEVPNDKLLLALKTASEEIRAKILKNISQRAADMLREDLSNMGPSRLSDVEGAQQEIVNVARRLEAEGKILIARGGSEDAMV from the coding sequence ATGAAACTCTATAGAGCAGATAATATCGAGTACGAAAATCTTAAGGGCTTTGATAAGGCAGCAATTCTTATCAACTACCTTGGCCGTGATGCCGTTAAGGTTCTTCTGCGTCGTATGGATGATGCTGATATCCGTAAGCTGATCAATCAAATGAGCAAACTTCGTGTAGTTCCTGTTCATGTGACGAAACGTGTTCTTGAAGAGTTCTATGAAATGATTTCTGAGACTGAGGACTACATCTTCTCAGAAACAATCTCTGCGAAAGATACTATTGTGGATGCTCTTGGTGAAGAGCGTGCCCGTGGTATTCTTGGGGGTTTAAATATCAATGCTGGTGGCTCTCGATCTCTCGAGTCTCTAGAGATGGTAGATGCGAAGTCTTTGGCAACATTCCTAGTGAATGAGCATCCTCAAACGGTGGCTGTTATCTTAGCTCACCTAGAGCCAGAGAAAAAAGGAGAGGTTCTAAAGCGTCTTCCAGAAGCACTTCAAGCAGAAGTGGTTTTGCGTATGGCGAACTTAGAGCATGTCGATCCTGAGCTTATTGCTGAAATCGACCGAGTTCTCAAGAATCAGCTATCTAATACAGCGACAGTCGAGCAAGCCGCTCTTGGCGGAGTTCAACCAGTGGCAGAGATGCTCAACGTTATGGATAAGAATACAGAGACGGCAATTATGTCTCGCCTAGAAGAGAAAGATCCTCTTCTAGCTGAGGAAATTCGTAAGCTCATGTTTGTATTTGATGACATCGTTAAGATTGATGACAGAGGGATTCAAGCACTTCTTAAAGAAGTGCCAAACGATAAACTTCTATTGGCTCTTAAAACAGCGAGTGAAGAAATTCGTGCGAAAATTCTTAAAAACATCTCTCAACGTGCGGCAGATATGTTGCGTGAAGATTTATCTAATATGGGACCATCACGTCTTTCTGACGTAGAGGGTGCTCAACAGGAAATCGTAAACGTGGCAAGACGTTTAGAAGCTGAAGGTAAGATCCTAATTGCAAGAGGCGGTTCTGAAGATGCAATGGTCTAA
- a CDS encoding flagellar M-ring protein (COG1766 Flagellar biosynthesis/type III secretory pathway lipoprotein) — translation MNKIFGGLVLQFQEFFKNLGPTKRISVIAVTIIAMVAIFAMIFMASGKDYAPLFTNIPTEQVSTIVAKLNEKNIPFTLRDDGKTVAIPKELLHSTQMSLMAEIGSPKMGNMGLEIFDKQDFGINSYAQKINYQRALQGELMRAINTLTAVKQSKVILALPNKKTFLEEGGQATASVVVELHQGKELAPEQVRGIRYLIANAVEGMDPDKVTVLDERGKVLTRQESTAMGGSSELLDLKAKIENDLENRIQDILSKVVGHAKVVAKVDATLNHRVISSIEESVDPDKTAIRSQQSEEESLDGSRTNPSGIPGSRANLPGSEDQGTVGFKQDVKKEIKTTNYEVPKTVRNIREAAGGLERVSVAVVVDGRPVTVTNPDGSKETRIEPRSAEELKKYEDLVKNAIGFNTSRGDSVRIESMQFHPEDFTEADKILTSLERKKLIHALFKWALLGFSLALFFFIVIRPFMQWITDSFQDSVEEMLPRTIEELEELQSVDNTLPGMSTALPVLQESIDPEKAESELLKDRIMSSMSRDEEKAANAFGMWLVRKDT, via the coding sequence TTGAATAAAATATTTGGCGGATTGGTCTTACAGTTTCAGGAGTTCTTTAAGAACTTAGGGCCTACAAAAAGAATTTCAGTTATTGCAGTTACCATCATTGCGATGGTTGCGATTTTTGCAATGATCTTTATGGCCTCTGGAAAAGACTATGCACCTCTTTTCACAAACATTCCAACTGAGCAAGTTTCTACAATCGTTGCTAAGTTGAATGAAAAAAATATCCCCTTCACATTGCGTGATGATGGAAAAACCGTCGCTATTCCTAAAGAGCTTTTGCACTCGACTCAAATGTCTTTGATGGCTGAAATTGGATCTCCAAAAATGGGGAACATGGGTCTTGAGATCTTTGATAAACAAGATTTCGGAATTAACTCTTACGCTCAAAAAATTAATTATCAAAGAGCTCTTCAAGGTGAGTTGATGAGAGCCATCAACACTTTGACAGCTGTAAAACAATCAAAAGTTATTCTCGCACTTCCAAACAAAAAAACCTTCCTTGAAGAAGGTGGGCAGGCAACCGCTTCCGTTGTTGTTGAGCTTCATCAAGGTAAAGAATTAGCTCCTGAGCAAGTTCGTGGTATTCGCTATCTAATCGCCAACGCAGTTGAAGGCATGGACCCAGATAAAGTCACAGTTCTTGATGAGCGTGGAAAAGTCCTGACTCGTCAAGAAAGCACGGCCATGGGTGGATCGAGCGAACTGCTTGATCTGAAAGCGAAAATCGAAAATGATCTAGAAAATCGTATCCAAGATATTCTATCTAAAGTTGTGGGCCATGCAAAAGTTGTTGCTAAGGTTGACGCTACTTTAAATCACAGAGTTATTTCTTCTATTGAAGAGTCGGTGGACCCAGATAAAACAGCCATCCGCTCTCAGCAATCTGAAGAAGAATCTTTAGACGGAAGCCGCACGAACCCATCAGGTATTCCGGGTTCCCGTGCAAACCTTCCGGGGTCTGAAGATCAAGGTACCGTTGGTTTTAAACAAGACGTAAAAAAAGAAATTAAGACGACAAACTACGAAGTGCCTAAAACAGTTCGCAACATTCGCGAAGCTGCGGGTGGTTTGGAAAGAGTCAGTGTTGCCGTTGTTGTCGACGGTCGTCCTGTGACAGTGACAAATCCTGATGGCTCTAAAGAAACACGTATTGAGCCACGCAGTGCTGAAGAACTAAAAAAATACGAAGACCTTGTTAAAAACGCGATCGGCTTTAATACTTCTCGCGGTGACAGTGTGCGTATCGAAAGCATGCAGTTCCATCCAGAAGACTTTACAGAGGCTGACAAGATCCTCACTTCTCTTGAAAGAAAGAAGTTGATCCACGCACTTTTCAAATGGGCTCTTCTTGGGTTTAGTTTAGCTTTATTCTTCTTTATCGTGATTCGTCCATTCATGCAGTGGATTACTGATAGCTTCCAAGACTCTGTGGAAGAAATGCTACCAAGAACGATTGAAGAACTTGAAGAACTACAGTCGGTTGATAACACCCTTCCAGGTATGTCAACAGCACTTCCAGTATTGCAAGAATCTATTGATCCAGAAAAAGCCGAGAGTGAACTTCTTAAGGATCGCATCATGTCTTCAATGTCTCGTGACGAAGAAAAAGCCGCGAACGCATTTGGTATGTGGTTAGTCAGGAAGGATACTTAA
- a CDS encoding hypothetical protein (COG1677 Flagellar hook-basal body protein), with amino-acid sequence MEGFTVSNANRFIDTGMVRDSKSLSIEGPSSVGSTSGAGKSFADTLKDAVGNVNEMQKQSDVSMQNLATGKTDNVADVMIAAEKADIALKVMVQVRNKIIDAYQEVMKMQV; translated from the coding sequence ATGGAGGGTTTTACGGTATCAAATGCCAATAGATTTATCGACACGGGGATGGTTCGCGATTCTAAATCGTTGAGCATCGAAGGTCCTTCATCTGTCGGTTCCACATCAGGAGCTGGCAAGAGTTTCGCTGACACCCTAAAAGATGCAGTCGGCAACGTGAATGAGATGCAAAAGCAATCAGACGTTTCCATGCAGAACCTAGCAACAGGCAAGACGGATAACGTCGCCGATGTGATGATCGCAGCAGAGAAAGCTGACATCGCGTTAAAGGTGATGGTGCAAGTACGTAACAAGATTATTGATGCGTACCAAGAAGTCATGAAAATGCAGGTTTAG
- a CDS encoding flagellar basal-body rod protein (COG1558 Flagellar basal body rod protein) has protein sequence MADFLTGMRVSSSGMAAQRMRMNTIASNIANINTTQTPEGGPYRRKDVVFEAMPDAKNFGEIITSSEAKGNFQRVQVTDIISDTKAPMLKYEPDHPDANPEGYVAYPNINLMEEMTNMIQASRSYEANVTALQASKDMALSALEIGR, from the coding sequence ATGGCTGATTTTTTAACAGGGATGAGAGTCAGCAGTAGTGGTATGGCAGCGCAAAGAATGCGCATGAATACCATTGCCAGCAATATTGCCAATATCAATACAACTCAGACACCTGAAGGTGGTCCTTATAGACGTAAGGATGTTGTGTTTGAGGCCATGCCTGATGCTAAGAACTTTGGCGAAATTATCACAAGCTCAGAGGCTAAAGGTAATTTCCAAAGAGTTCAGGTCACAGATATTATCTCGGATACAAAAGCTCCTATGTTGAAATATGAGCCAGACCATCCGGATGCAAATCCAGAAGGTTATGTCGCATATCCGAACATTAATCTGATGGAAGAGATGACCAATATGATACAGGCTTCTCGCTCTTACGAAGCCAACGTGACAGCTCTACAAGCGTCAAAAGATATGGCCCTCAGCGCCCTAGAAATCGGTCGCTAA
- a CDS encoding flagellar basal-body rod protein FlgB (COG1815 Flagellar basal body protein) has product MSSLFDKTTNALATSLSMRQIRHNVTSSNIANAETPGYQAKKMDFEGALQRALDLDGANSLSTSDSKHFGIGGVSISKTRPDIYEDPEGQVNNDGNTVDVEKEMSALSENAIMYKAALQLINKKMAAL; this is encoded by the coding sequence ATGAGTAGTCTTTTTGATAAAACTACCAACGCCTTAGCAACGTCTCTGTCTATGCGTCAGATCCGTCACAACGTGACGTCGTCGAATATCGCCAATGCAGAAACGCCAGGATATCAGGCGAAGAAAATGGATTTTGAAGGTGCTCTACAAAGAGCCCTCGATCTTGACGGCGCTAACTCATTGAGCACAAGTGATTCTAAGCACTTTGGCATTGGTGGAGTTTCCATCAGTAAAACTCGTCCAGATATTTATGAAGATCCAGAAGGCCAAGTAAATAATGATGGCAATACCGTGGACGTTGAAAAAGAAATGTCGGCGCTTTCTGAGAACGCGATCATGTATAAAGCGGCTCTTCAATTGATTAATAAAAAAATGGCGGCTCTTTAA
- a CDS encoding transcriptional regulatory protein flbD (COG2204 Response regulator containing CheY-like receiver, AAA-type ATPase, and DNA-binding domains) produces MSYFDFDALHIEDQRMHEVKQLSLQLAGTQASLLIVGDAGVGKTSLARYIFVKSRSPKIYVLDCKNPLAFDFAKVDGGTLIIEDLDCADVNLQAEIMRLFEKEAAQRPRFISTTRKDLRAMVKQDQFRQDLFYKLAVVHLEIPRLEDRIHDFQNIVRFVLEVSQIMHGKSGIRLSAEAFERLNSWTWPGNIRELENVIERAVLLAKNSIIEHEYIQFEPVAGDLSGDFAAGMSLSEVEKRLILQTLELTAQNRTRAAQMLGISIRTLRNKLNEYREEGVL; encoded by the coding sequence ATGTCGTACTTTGATTTTGACGCCCTTCATATTGAAGACCAAAGAATGCACGAAGTGAAGCAACTGAGCCTTCAGTTAGCTGGAACTCAAGCAAGTCTTTTGATCGTGGGCGATGCAGGTGTTGGTAAGACTAGCCTTGCAAGGTACATCTTTGTGAAAAGTCGTTCTCCAAAGATCTATGTTTTAGATTGTAAGAACCCTTTGGCTTTTGATTTTGCAAAAGTAGACGGTGGAACTCTGATTATCGAAGACTTAGACTGCGCGGATGTAAATCTTCAGGCCGAAATCATGAGACTCTTTGAAAAAGAAGCGGCTCAACGTCCAAGATTTATCTCTACGACACGCAAAGATCTGCGTGCCATGGTGAAGCAGGATCAGTTCCGCCAAGATTTATTTTATAAGTTAGCAGTGGTGCATTTAGAAATCCCGCGCTTGGAAGATCGTATTCATGATTTTCAGAATATTGTTCGCTTTGTTCTTGAGGTTTCTCAAATCATGCATGGCAAGTCAGGAATCCGCCTTTCTGCGGAAGCCTTCGAGCGTTTGAACTCGTGGACTTGGCCTGGAAACATCCGTGAACTTGAGAATGTGATCGAGCGCGCGGTGCTTTTGGCGAAGAACTCCATCATCGAGCACGAATATATTCAATTTGAGCCGGTAGCTGGAGATTTGTCGGGGGATTTTGCCGCTGGGATGTCCCTTTCTGAAGTGGAGAAGCGTCTAATCCTACAGACCTTAGAGCTGACAGCTCAGAACAGGACTCGGGCGGCGCAAATGCTTGGAATTAGTATTAGAACATTAAGAAACAAACTCAATGAATATCGGGAGGAGGGTGTCTTATGA
- a CDS encoding hypothetical protein (COG1729 Uncharacterized protein conserved in bacteria) has product MQKLVVAGCLLFGTLIAQASAVKSTIGFQGDTVHFELSGQQNWDYDLKKVEKNGQTIVEMTIPSLDTKSLEALKAFKHDYISSVQVDPQGIDGKSVVRFHLGNQNIETFDYLTDQPSRLIVDFYLNPQVATKLPEKKDVKPAPVKKAPKVAKTKVNDKTDKNTDRKPATADALTIAEQGPTLAQLDPVRSGIFDGGDPDYSRFSVKDYEIKEDALIKAQDNYYIPFPMLEFPVAIWEKAKMTPTIYDISVKNTDENKQARLLLTLFEKERDAVFLKTQEWFKDKYPNSEYHEVLDFMVGDVQLRMWEKDQKPFHYEQAVQAYKDAITKYPKSPLAEKTSLKLGFLSMEKGDYLNALRLFNDHLENKNFADPKGLSKDLARLGTGLSYLKLNRAEEARKELAELEKNTKNQDIKVEAAYRLGDVAFKSKDYAKAITDYKSSIKNYGEGQASYPNAFFNQAESLFWKKDYLQSLDLYKEFVKRFPSHEHSAYAMTRMGELLDILGVDTSRVMGAYLETYFRYGESPSAVIARLRLLSARMKGMKPKEVNSAVGEIMSLARKVDLPNIEQFATVMVADGFTRRDEYQRAIDLLSKYYKEHPTTVDVPLVTGRIVSNINDKLQHEINEKNFLKALKTHSEYRDNWLKNSNRLDTKYNVGRAFEMGGVPEEAQKYYKDVLNRTYAIRGTPQAKEIQVKEQIPTEDEMNLRLSAVYAQESKLQLAYEHLNNIKNPEKMTEKDQIERVGIAVQLLESRDDIDSAVRYLGELLRTWKGEPQRVAAPYLKLAELQVKQKKSDEALKALDMVDKMQTDSGKVDPAIHAKSLEMSGDLQLELHRKPQAIASYNKLLESYEDSRPLSSIRYKLGQIYFDQGEVQKAAEVWSEFKDKKNSFWSNLAQEQLKNSEWRDGYKKYIKRIPAMSENEQSK; this is encoded by the coding sequence TTGCAGAAGTTAGTTGTGGCAGGATGCCTATTGTTTGGAACTCTTATCGCACAGGCCAGCGCTGTGAAAAGCACCATTGGATTTCAAGGGGACACTGTTCACTTTGAATTATCGGGGCAGCAGAACTGGGATTATGACCTTAAGAAGGTTGAAAAGAACGGCCAGACCATAGTCGAGATGACAATTCCATCGTTGGATACAAAGTCTTTAGAAGCTTTGAAGGCTTTTAAGCATGACTATATATCTTCCGTACAAGTAGACCCTCAGGGAATTGACGGCAAAAGTGTCGTTCGCTTTCATTTAGGCAATCAAAATATTGAAACTTTTGATTATCTCACAGATCAGCCTTCGCGTTTGATTGTGGATTTTTATTTGAATCCACAAGTGGCGACGAAGCTTCCAGAAAAGAAAGATGTTAAACCAGCACCTGTCAAAAAAGCACCTAAAGTTGCAAAAACAAAGGTGAATGATAAAACAGATAAGAACACTGATAGAAAGCCGGCGACCGCCGATGCGCTGACGATTGCAGAACAAGGGCCGACATTGGCTCAGCTAGATCCTGTTCGCAGCGGTATTTTTGATGGTGGTGATCCTGACTATAGTCGCTTCTCTGTGAAGGACTATGAGATCAAAGAAGATGCTCTCATCAAAGCTCAAGATAACTATTATATTCCATTCCCAATGTTAGAGTTCCCCGTAGCCATCTGGGAAAAGGCGAAGATGACGCCAACTATTTATGACATCAGTGTGAAGAACACAGATGAAAATAAGCAGGCGCGTTTGTTACTAACTCTTTTTGAAAAAGAAAGAGACGCCGTTTTCCTAAAGACTCAAGAGTGGTTTAAAGATAAGTACCCTAACTCTGAATACCATGAAGTACTAGATTTCATGGTTGGTGATGTGCAACTAAGGATGTGGGAGAAAGACCAAAAGCCTTTCCACTACGAGCAAGCAGTTCAAGCGTATAAAGATGCAATTACAAAATATCCTAAGTCTCCATTGGCAGAAAAGACTTCTTTGAAGTTGGGATTCTTGTCTATGGAAAAAGGCGACTATCTAAATGCACTTCGCCTTTTCAATGACCATCTAGAGAATAAAAACTTTGCAGACCCAAAAGGTCTTTCAAAAGATTTGGCACGTCTTGGAACGGGTTTGTCGTATTTGAAACTCAATCGTGCCGAAGAAGCTCGTAAGGAACTTGCTGAGCTTGAGAAAAATACAAAGAATCAGGACATCAAAGTCGAAGCGGCTTATAGATTGGGTGACGTGGCATTTAAGTCCAAAGACTATGCAAAGGCGATCACAGACTATAAATCTTCGATTAAAAATTATGGTGAAGGTCAGGCCTCTTATCCTAATGCTTTCTTCAATCAAGCAGAGTCTTTGTTCTGGAAAAAAGACTATCTACAAAGTTTAGATCTCTATAAAGAATTCGTAAAACGCTTCCCAAGCCATGAGCACTCTGCCTACGCGATGACTCGCATGGGTGAACTTTTAGATATTCTAGGAGTGGATACTTCGCGAGTGATGGGAGCTTATTTAGAGACTTACTTCCGCTACGGAGAATCGCCAAGTGCAGTGATTGCGCGTTTACGTCTATTAAGTGCTCGCATGAAAGGCATGAAGCCAAAAGAAGTAAACAGTGCTGTCGGCGAGATCATGTCTTTGGCAAGAAAAGTGGATTTACCAAATATCGAGCAGTTCGCAACGGTGATGGTAGCCGATGGATTCACACGTCGTGATGAGTATCAAAGAGCGATTGATCTTTTATCGAAATACTACAAAGAGCATCCAACGACAGTGGACGTGCCACTGGTTACAGGCAGAATTGTTTCAAATATTAACGACAAGCTTCAACATGAAATTAATGAAAAGAATTTCTTAAAGGCTCTGAAAACTCACAGTGAGTATCGTGATAATTGGTTAAAGAATTCCAATCGTCTTGATACCAAATACAACGTGGGTCGCGCTTTTGAAATGGGCGGAGTTCCTGAAGAAGCGCAGAAATATTATAAAGATGTTTTGAATCGCACTTACGCAATTCGCGGCACTCCGCAGGCGAAAGAAATTCAAGTAAAGGAACAAATCCCAACGGAAGATGAAATGAATTTACGTCTTTCTGCGGTTTATGCACAAGAAAGCAAATTGCAACTTGCCTACGAGCATCTCAACAATATTAAAAATCCTGAGAAAATGACTGAGAAAGATCAGATCGAAAGAGTGGGGATTGCGGTTCAGCTTCTAGAGAGTCGCGATGATATTGATTCTGCTGTTCGTTACCTTGGAGAGCTTTTAAGAACTTGGAAGGGGGAGCCTCAAAGAGTGGCGGCTCCTTATTTGAAACTTGCTGAACTTCAAGTGAAGCAGAAGAAATCAGATGAGGCACTCAAAGCTTTAGATATGGTTGATAAAATGCAAACGGATTCTGGAAAAGTAGATCCGGCAATCCATGCAAAATCTTTGGAAATGAGTGGAGACCTTCAGTTAGAGCTTCACCGAAAACCACAAGCGATTGCGTCTTATAATAAGCTTTTAGAGTCTTATGAAGACTCACGTCCATTATCTTCAATTCGCTACAAGCTAGGTCAGATTTATTTCGACCAGGGTGAGGTTCAAAAAGCCGCCGAAGTTTGGAGCGAGTTCAAAGATAAGAAAAACTCTTTCTGGAGTAATTTAGCTCAAGAGCAGCTAAAAAACTCTGAGTGGAGAGATGGTTATAAAAAATATATCAAAAGAATTCCAGCGATGTCTGAGAACGAGCAGAGTAAATAG
- a CDS encoding ABC transporter, permease protein (COG0767 ABC-type transport system involved in resistance to organic solvents, permease component) produces MNTIAMPLTKFLLEILHFMGGVGMLFRDVVKETFRGKFYWKLCIEQVYQIGIRSMPLIIITAMSIGMVMSLQFGLGLEKFGGKLYVPKLLAVTILREIGPVFTSLMLAARVGAGIASEIGSMVVTQQVDAIRALGTSPIKVIVIPRVIAALFTLPMLVAFANIVGNLGGLIIGAVELNLDPNFYFLKIMTTSTVEDYLSGFGKTFFFALFIAVPSCYFGLTVKNGTKEVGIATTKAVVVSSILIVVGDFFLSKLFWIFEKLI; encoded by the coding sequence ATGAATACAATAGCAATGCCGCTCACAAAATTTCTCTTAGAAATTTTACACTTTATGGGTGGAGTCGGAATGCTCTTTCGCGATGTCGTTAAAGAGACGTTTCGCGGTAAATTCTATTGGAAGCTTTGTATCGAGCAAGTCTATCAAATTGGTATTCGCTCCATGCCCCTTATCATCATCACTGCCATGAGCATTGGGATGGTCATGTCTTTACAGTTTGGCCTAGGCCTTGAGAAATTCGGTGGCAAACTTTATGTCCCTAAACTTTTAGCAGTCACTATCTTGCGCGAAATCGGCCCCGTGTTTACTAGCTTGATGCTTGCTGCGCGAGTCGGAGCCGGTATCGCCAGTGAAATTGGCAGTATGGTCGTCACTCAACAGGTCGATGCCATCCGTGCTCTGGGAACCTCCCCGATTAAGGTCATCGTTATTCCTCGCGTGATTGCAGCGCTTTTTACTCTGCCAATGTTAGTTGCCTTCGCCAATATCGTTGGCAATCTAGGGGGCCTGATCATTGGTGCTGTGGAACTTAATCTTGATCCAAATTTTTACTTTCTAAAGATCATGACAACTTCCACTGTCGAAGACTATTTGTCTGGCTTCGGAAAAACTTTCTTCTTCGCTCTGTTTATCGCAGTACCTTCTTGCTATTTCGGTCTGACTGTCAAAAATGGAACCAAAGAAGTGGGCATTGCTACAACCAAGGCCGTGGTGGTCTCTTCCATTCTTATTGTGGTGGGAGACTTCTTTTTATCAAAACTTTTCTGGATCTTCGAGAAACTTATATGA
- a CDS encoding ABC-type organic solvent resistance transport system ATP-binding protein (COG1127 ABC-type transport system involved in resistance to organic solvents, ATPase component), with protein MNKPEGVIEVQNFYKSFGRKKVHQGVSFYVRKGECLGLIGGSGTGKSVLLRSLVGLEKPDSGIVKINGTDIVPMNERELVSIRKKVAYVFQGGALFDSMTVFENLAYPLREHFKMSEEEIADKIFNQLKEFGLEGSDKLFPGSLSGGMQKRVGLARAMMMNPEVVLYDEPTAGLDPYNTKRIQESILSLKEKGVTSILVTHDMPTVYAVCDKVALLQHGKIGEQHTIDKLLERPEGAMNLFINGESI; from the coding sequence ATGAATAAACCTGAAGGCGTTATCGAAGTACAAAATTTCTACAAGTCCTTTGGTCGCAAGAAGGTTCACCAAGGTGTTTCCTTTTATGTGCGCAAGGGTGAATGCCTAGGTCTGATTGGCGGATCAGGAACAGGAAAGAGTGTGCTTCTTCGTAGCCTCGTAGGTCTTGAAAAACCCGATTCAGGAATTGTTAAGATCAATGGCACAGACATCGTACCTATGAATGAGCGAGAACTCGTCTCTATTCGTAAAAAAGTAGCCTATGTCTTTCAGGGCGGAGCCCTTTTTGACTCTATGACTGTTTTTGAAAATCTCGCTTATCCTCTTCGCGAACACTTTAAAATGTCAGAAGAAGAAATCGCAGATAAAATTTTTAATCAACTCAAAGAGTTCGGTCTTGAAGGGTCTGATAAACTCTTCCCTGGAAGTCTTTCCGGAGGAATGCAAAAGCGTGTCGGCCTCGCTCGAGCCATGATGATGAACCCCGAAGTTGTTCTCTATGACGAACCAACCGCGGGACTGGATCCCTACAATACAAAACGTATTCAAGAATCGATTCTAAGCCTTAAAGAAAAAGGGGTTACGTCTATTCTTGTGACCCATGATATGCCCACAGTCTATGCTGTTTGCGACAAGGTAGCTCTGCTTCAACATGGTAAAATCGGAGAGCAGCACACCATTGATAAACTCCTAGAACGTCCTGAAGGGGCAATGAATTTATTTATCAACGGAGAAAGTATCTAA